ATAACTAGAAAGCTATAAAATCTTCCCTGACATGTGAGCTTACTAGTCCGATGTTAATTTTATCCCCCAAGTTCTCACATGGCAGTATcagttcaaaaacatatttcaaacaaaactgGTAGAATTTAAAGCATTATGATGCAGTTCAGTTCCACAAAACAAAATGGCTACAAACCAAGTAACAAACTATAAACTACAACATAGCAACCAAAACACTGCAAATTCCTTGcccaatgaataaaaaatgtaCCTGAAAAACCCCAAGATTTCTGTTGTACTCTGACTCTGGCAGTGTCAACAAAACAGATACTTGCAACTTGTGATTAGGCGGTATAACCCGAGTATTTAAGCTCTTGAAATCTCCAATATTCTCTTCACAACAAGCAACACCACCACAAGATTGTATGGGCACATTTGCAACTGGATTGTCTTTCGtataatcaaaattcaaatcctGCCTTATTTTTATCGGTTCCTCCACCAAATATCTCATTAAAAACCCACTAAGCATAACCGAGAACACCAACAATCCACACAAAATGACACAAACATAGCATGACCAAAACAAGCCCCACCCAAATTGCATCAAAAGGCTCCATATTGTTTTATGTTCCTTTAACCAATCATCTAGAAAAGAACCAAAAAACCCACCAACCAAATTCCATAAAGAAACCAACTTCCGGACAATAAACCCTCTACCCCGTCTTATAGCTCCAAATGGATCCACAACTagcatataaaaacaatacaaaatccACAAGGGAAATGTGataaaataaactaacaaatttaattGGAATCCAATTGCCTTAATCACCAACCCAGCTACGAACATAAGCAAATTTGTTGACTCATCGAGTTCACCCGCTGAGCCTGCCGAATCACCAACTCGGTCGTCATTCGCCGTAGTCACCGTCGattcctcctccttctcctcaTCCCCGACACCTCCCACCGCAGATGAGTCAGCTCGTCGAGGTGACTTATCGAGTTCACCCGCTGAGTCTACCGAGACACCAACTCGGTCGTCATTCGCCCTCGTCACCGTCGAttcttccttctcctcctcctccccaaCACCTCCCACCGCAGATGAGTCAGCTCGTCGAGCGCCAACTCGGTCGGAAATCGACCTAGTGGACTCAGCGCCATCCAAATTCCTCTTATTTCCCTTCAAATCGTGATAAAGTTTAAGCCTGTTCGCTCTCCTCCTCTTTCCGGGGTCGTCAATTACTAAGGCATTTGAACCGATCAAAGAGGAATCCGCATGGGCGTCTTTGATTCCAAGGTGAGATATAGAGCGGGGCCGGAGAGCGGAGACCGTAGAGGAAGTATCCGGTGAGTAATCGGAGAGAGTGGAGGTTGAGGTGGAATGAGCTGATTGGCCGGTGACTATGCAATCGTGAGAGGGGAAGTCATCGAGCGCGTCGTAGAAGAAACCGTCGTCGTCGTTTTGATTTGGGGGTTCCATTGAAATCAATATTCCAATGTAATAAATAGGGTTACggtttagaatttgttttttcgtTTTCGGC
This is a stretch of genomic DNA from Populus alba chromosome 11, ASM523922v2, whole genome shotgun sequence. It encodes these proteins:
- the LOC118060724 gene encoding seipin-2 — protein: MGKRIKNNGFTFLLSKRPPKTKKQILNRNPIYYIGILISMEPPNQNDDDGFFYDALDDFPSHDCIVTGQSAHSTSTSTLSDYSPDTSSTVSALRPRSISHLGIKDAHADSSLIGSNALVIDDPGKRRRANRLKLYHDLKGNKRNLDGAESTRSISDRVGARRADSSAVGGVGEEEEKEESTVTRANDDRVGVSVDSAGELDKSPRRADSSAVGGVGDEEKEEESTVTTANDDRVGDSAGSAGELDESTNLLMFVAGLVIKAIGFQLNLLVYFITFPLWILYCFYMLVVDPFGAIRRGRGFIVRKLVSLWNLVGGFFGSFLDDWLKEHKTIWSLLMQFGWGLFWSCYVCVILCGLLVFSVMLSGFLMRYLVEEPIKIRQDLNFDYTKDNPVANVPIQSCGGVACCEENIGDFKSLNTRVIPPNHKLQVSVLLTLPESEYNRNLGVFQIRADFLSADGKTLASKSHPSILKFRSEPIRFLLTFLKAAPLVAGYISESQTLALKIKGFTECDVPTSCLKVIIGHRAEYRHGAGIPEIYDASIVLESELPLLKRIIWYWKKTIFIWTCMVLFMMELLFALICCRPVIIPRAMLRDGSAINNSTPNDVPAQS